The Schistocerca piceifrons isolate TAMUIC-IGC-003096 chromosome 11, iqSchPice1.1, whole genome shotgun sequence genome includes the window TTGAAATATCTAGGGTCCTGATTACTGCATGGTATTTATTGGTAAAAGATTTCACTAAATGGACGAACTTCTGGTATCAAGTATGACTAAAGCATAGCAACATTATTCAGAAAAAAGTCACAACTATGTAATTCATCTGTAGCAACTTTGTGAGCatcttcttcaaaatttcaaactgcagaaatgTATTAGTCACATTTGTGATCTCTCGCTAGCACATATTGTTATATGCCTCTTCAGAATTCTAGCACATTTTAAGGATTTATCACACAACAAACGTGCAACATCTCCCAGTACACGTATCTGTATGGATCTTGATGACATCAGCTAAGGGAAATTTATTTGCCCCGAGAACCATATTTGTGAGGTCCCTTTCTAGTGTGTATTAACACATGTTTTTTGCGATTACCTGACTGAGTAAATAACTTTCCGCAAACACTACATTTGTGTGCTCTCTCACCAGTGTGGATTATTGCGTGGGACTTCAGATTACGCGAATGAATAAAAGACTTTCCACAGACATCACATCTGTGAGATCTCTTTCCGATGTGTATTACTTCATGTTTCCTAAGCGTACGCGACTCAGTAAATGATTTGCCACAAACATTACATTTGTAGGGTCTCACCCCAGTGTGTATTCGTGTGTGGGTCCTGAGGTTACTCAACATAATGAAACATTTGCCACATGTATCACATTTGTACTGTCTATTTCCTGTGTGGAGTACTGCGTGGATCTTGAGAGTTCCCAACAAGGAAAACGATTTGCCACAGACATCACACTTGTGAGGTCTACTGCCAGTGTGtacaaacatatgtttttttagAGTCCCTGATTCGGTAAAAGATTttccacaaatatcacatttgtGAGGTCTCTGTCCTGAATGAATTAAGGTGTGTTTCTTGAGATTATTGGATTCAGCAAAAGATTTGCCACAAATAACGCATCTGTGAGGTCTCCTTCCAGTATGTATTAATGTGTGTTTTTTCAGAGAACTCAAATCATTAAAACATTTGCCACAAACGTCGCATTTGTGGGGTCGCTTTCCAGTGTGTATCAAGACATGTCTCTTGAGAGTAACCAACGAAGTAAAATTTTTGCCACAAACGCCACATTTGTGTGGTCTCTCCCCAGTATGTGTTAATGTATGGGTTTTAAGATTACTCGACACAGCAAAGGCTTTGCCGCAGATATCGCATAAATGGGGTTTCTTTCCTGTGTGTATGAACGAGTGTATCTTCAGAGAACTAAGTACAGTAAAAGATTTACCACAAGttgcacatttgtgaggtttctttccagagTGTATTAATAAATGTCTCTTGAGATTGCCAGACTGACTAAATGACTTTCCACAAATATTGCATCTGTGTGGTCTTACACCAGTATGTATTAAGGAATGGGTCTTGAGATGATCCAACCGAGTAAAACATCTGCCACATTCATCACATTTGTGCAGTCTCTTCGCAGGGAGTAAAATAGTGTGGACATTGACATTACCACATGTAGCTAAGGTTTCACAATCACCACTCCTGTCTGACATCCCTTGTGCAAGTGTCACTGTATGGATGTTAGATGTGTCATTAAAGGATTTCTTCAAAGGTTCCGAAGTTTCCTTGGATGAAGTTTGCTCCTCCATGGCAGACACTGCTCTATCATTTTCCAAGCTGATAATATTTTCATGGTCCTCACTGTAGTCATATTTCTCATTATTGTCTGCAGATAAAAGCTCATCACACTCACTCATTTTCAAATGTTTGCTCAACCTATCATTACTGGGAAATACCTCACCACAGGACTTACAAATGTATGCAGGAACCTGCACACCATCAATGTGGGTGAAGACATGCATTATAAGTCTGTATTTTGTAGGGAAGCTCTGTAGACAGAAACTACAACTGAACGTATCAAATTCCTTTCCCCTTAAACTATAACTTAATCTGGTGCCGAATAAGGTGTCTTCTTGAGAAGTTAATCCTTCTGTATGAGTACCGCATGTGgcgaaatttgatgatttctctgtGTGTATCTCCATCTCATCAAGGACCACTCCTTGACCAACTGTTTCTTGAAATGTACTGTCACAGCTCTCAATAGTACTTTGAATTAACCTGAAGCATAAGGGGAAAGGTGTTACATGTTAATTTGTAAGATGAATAAAAACAACATTTCAGCATCCACAAAAGTAGGACTACaagcgaaaagtaaaataaaagttatGGACAGTAGAAATTATTTAGTCGGTAAATTTGATTACAATTATCATGAGCAAAAAAGTTTTCCCAAGGTCAAACACTTTTATAAGTAAAACAACCAGAAGAATATCAAAATGACAGTCCTCATTCACTGCTTATTTcttttgcaaaatttttttgttggTACTGTAGCTTACAGGTTTCTCAACATCATTAAAATACTGTTCTGCAAACTAATGGGACACACCAAAATATTACAGTTGTCAAAATCATATCCTCCAACTTACTACAAATAAGTTTGCTTCTATGACAAATACCAACAgctaaagaaaaacacaaaaagaaagcaATCAAGAttttaaaacacaaaaattaaataggCTTTATTAGCGCCTATTTCTTTGTATTGGAAAACATTTTCAGGTTTGGATAGAAATGTTTTACATCCACCAACTCTAAAACTATTTTACAAAGTAAAGATGCATGTTTTGCTATTTGATTTCAAGAGAACCAACAACTACTGTAagctgcaacatatttttttttcctaGGTAGTGGCCAACGCCTATACATAAATAGGGAATAATATCTGGTcaataaatgcaaaaatatttacGTAAATTCACGCGCTGATGAGTGAATATGAGTGACACATCAGCGCATTGATCCAACATTAGACGTGCAACCTATGTGAAGCCCTGTGTAAATGGATATACTGTGTGGCAGGAAGGGTAGTATTTTTAGCTTGCCAAAACATATAGAGCCACCAttgtaaattatctttacaacttctGAACATCTGACCAATTGAGATTCAAAAACAACATTAACTGAATCACACACAGGTACCAATGGGAACATCACCATCAATCAGTCACAATGGAGCCTACCATACTGTCCTACTGGCGAGTAATGGCACCAGATGCATATAATATTCCTGTGGAATCTGGATCCAGTCATACCAACTTCTGTAATCCCATTTCAGCTGAATAGAAATGCGACATCTTCAAGCTTCCTAGTGAGTGCATTGTATGTGCTTGTGTTTGGTATGGAGGGGGTGATTAGGAAAATGCATGCGTTTATGCAGATGTGTGCTACTATTAGTCTTTTATACAAATTTTTGCTtctaacttttttttcttctgtttgatggatatataatttttttgcatGTTACCTGGGAAATGTTGAGCAGCTGTCTTCGATACATTTTCAGCTCTTTATATCTCATTTCAAATCATCTTGATACTTTTTCTGTATACTTCCTTTTGGAGCTCTGTTACTGTAAGAGTAATTATATTCCAATTTAGCATATATACATGCTGCTGTCTTGCATTTGAAGATGTGTTTATGTAAAGTTTCATTTGTTCTCTAACTGATGTAAAGGTCTTTTGACTATGTTACTCAACATGTGTCAACTTGTATGCATGAAACTTTAATAACATTTTAAGTTTCGTCATTATTGATACTCTTGCGGTAGCAATTTATATATTGTTATGTGGATTTTTACTACTTGtgccctatttcattttgtagttgtaattttattttagtAGTCTCAGTACTATTAGTAGGTCTTTGCCACTGGTCCACAATAATTCATTCTGATATATTTGTTTATTAAGAGGGAGACTATGCTTTAGCGGGATGTACCTCAGCTACACCTGTGTTTGACTGTTTGGGTAATTCAATTATATATGTTGATGTGGACCTGCTGCTGAAGCTCAAAGTGAGGATTTTTTTAATGCAAGGTGAACCTTACGAAAGTTGAACTCATTGTGAATTTCTGTCTATATCCTCTCTCAGTATGACTCACTCCTACCCCTTCCTCTACTAATTGCAACAAATTACAATACAAAGAAACTGACCCCTTCTCATGGAGTTTATTTACTGGACATTATATGTCATCCATGTACCTATACTTACACATCAGTATAGAACCAGTTAACCTGCTTCGAATAGCACTGTGATATTGGCACCATACATAACAAATTGTTCTTTAAGGAAGCTCATAATAAAATGGGCTGATGTCTAAAATCCCCAGTCGCCAAGTTTATGTACATTAAATCTCATTGGTTATTGTATTCTCTATTTAAAAGAATGCACCTACCAGGTATAGTCTAGGGAGGCAAATTTCTTATACAATTGGTGTGAGATGGCCAGGTTATACAGAATAAATAGTAGTAAACCCAAGATATACATGGCTCAAAACAGTTCCTACTTTCAGAATCCATATATGTCAGGTGCTGACTACCCACCTAAGAGTACTCTAAACGTAACTGTCAAAAGAACTGCCAACACAATTACTTGCACACTGCTACAGGGTGCTATTGGCTTAGGGAAAGTCGGTGTATTTTAGCTGTCATATTGTTCAGGGTGGAGCAATATCCTCTAATCAAGCAAGAAGTCAGTAAATAGTTTCTTGGATTTTATGGCCCAGGTAAGCCACATGCTGACCAAACATTTCATGTAATATGGTTTATAGCTAGTAAGGAATACATTATAATAACTTTTGTCCATTGCGCATTGTGAAATGTACAATCCTTCCTTCGTTTCATGAGAAAAAACAAGACTGCTTTCCTGCTTAAAGCTCAAAGGTCTCTAGTATGATTGCTGTTATTTAGAAAGAGTTACTAAGATTTACTTGGCATCTCCCAGTGTCTGCAACATGATTACTGCCTGAAGTCAATTCCAGGGACATATATGACTTAAGCATGTAGAATTCGAATCCAACACAAGGGAAGAGCAACTGCTTCTGCAACAAGCTTGTAACTTATGTCCCAATTAACAAAGCGATACTTAGGTTCTTTGCTGCACTATATTTGTGACTGTTTGACCTATTCTCCCCTAGCTTTTAGAGTTATCCCTCCCAGATACAGCATCATAACGGCAATAAATTCTACTCGTTTCTTCTCGTATCTTTGTTGAACTAGCtcacaaacgaaaaaaaaacactATAAAAATGTTCACCATATAAATGTTCATCATAAAACTGTTCTCCATTGATAATCAATGTTCGAAATGTGACCAACGTGTACACAAGACTCCTACTCTGGACCAACACATTTAGTTCCATAACAGGACAAGTGCACCAGCAGTTTAGTGAATCTACCTTGCAGTATTCTCTGTCTAGGGTTCCATAATAAATTTCGAAAATTGCCGGATGATAAAACACTGTCCAATTAGCTCTGCGTGTTGTCCACTTCAGTGACTTCCTTTTGTACATAAGTTATAAATGAACAAGGCCCTGAGTGGATACTACAAGTAAAGAAAGCACAATAAGAGATTAGATGCACAAAAGGAAGTAACTGGGCTGCAGTAAATGGTATCATTTCTATTCATGAGACATAATTCCACTTAATGTCTATGACAGACTGACATCAACGATACAGGgctataattatgtgcatttgtCTTACCACCCTTCCTGCAAATGGGAGGCAGAACTTTTTTCCCAGTTGGCAGGTACCCTTTGCTGCTAAAGCGACCCATGAAAAACTGCTTgtgaatgggggcaagttcttttctATAACCTCTCTAGAAACAGGTATCTCGTCTGGTACTGACCCCTTGCCATTACAAAGTGATTGCAGCTATTATTCTATTTCAAGATAAGGAatgtcaatatctgccatttcgaaattCCAACCATGCTTGAACAGAGGAACTGTATTATGATACTCATACGTAATACAATTtggaagacagaattcagtattttggcattttctctgtcatcttctgtttctgtTGCTGTATATTTACTGTGTGGTAGAATAAATGATTTTGGTCTGCTTACTGATTTTATGTTCAGACCAAAACAGCTTGAACAGGAAATTTATACAACGAATTCTGTAAGTTCTCTCCAAAGTGCTCTACAGCTCCTGACACAGCTAGTCTATAAAAACATCGAGTAAAATTTTTGACCCATCTTTGATGTTTAATGTGGCTCGGACTAAGGGACAGTTGTACAATCTCCAGTTAGCAGCTGGTTAAGCTCTATCCTTGGAGTAGCGTGGGAAACACATTGCACAGAACCGCAATAATGCCTAACGAGAGAACAAACTCTGAATAATTTAACCGACAATTCCTGGCTGGTTAGCAAGCTTAGTTGAGGAATAAGTTTTCAAGATGGCAGGAATAGTGACAGATGCAGACGATGCTGCCAAGATTTTGGCTGAAATTTTGataagaatgaggaaggagaagaagaaggtatGATGCTGTTTCCAAACTTACATTCAAATTTCACTTATCAACGGAAGCCATAATTCATCTTCTCAGTTTTGTATGTGAGAACCTGGAGTGTATGACTATTTCTCTGCTCTCATATATAACACTGTGTATTTGTAGTAATATACATTAGATTTCAGTACTTCATgaattctgttgtgttatttatgtaaatcagaaacattAAAATGACAATTCATGCAAACATAATCTTGATTATCTGGCATGTGTTACAGATCCTGCAGTAGTGGAAAggactgttttgttttatttagaagACAACGCTGTAATAAATTTAACCAAATCGAAGCAACACACCACTTATGTGTAGTCTTTGTATTAACAGCTTGTTCTGTTTCAGACAATGCACTGACTTTTCATGTTGCAAAATGTTTTGATAATAGTAGTGTCCCACCTTTATTCAGCCACATTATGTCAAAAGCGGAAATGTTGTTCCACTCTGTTTTCTATTGAGAATGCCCATTTTTGTTAACACCACAGCAGCGTCAGAGAAACTCTCCAACTTTCAGCGAAAATATTAGGATCACAGTCCCATTAATGCTTCACAGCAACAACATTGTCTCCCAAATATCTTTATTCACTGAAGCTTCTGAACTATTTGTGCTTACTCAGTCTAAGCTCAACACAGTAAGATTAAGAggaaatttggaatttttttccttttttaaaaaaaattgtgatgctTCCCCAGCTGCAGAGCATAGCTTTTGTGCTTCTCAGTTATTAGTATTACCCACATAAG containing:
- the LOC124720423 gene encoding zinc finger protein 724-like, which codes for MSDRSGDCETLATCGNVNVHTILLPAKRLHKCDECGRCFTRLDHLKTHSLIHTGVRPHRCNICGKSFSQSGNLKRHLLIHSGKKPHKCATCGKSFTVLSSLKIHSFIHTGKKPHLCDICGKAFAVSSNLKTHTLTHTGERPHKCGVCGKNFTSLVTLKRHVLIHTGKRPHKCDVCGKCFNDLSSLKKHTLIHTGRRPHRCVICGKSFAESNNLKKHTLIHSGQRPHKCDICGKSFTESGTLKKHMFVHTGSRPHKCDVCGKSFSLLGTLKIHAVLHTGNRQYKCDTCGKCFIMLSNLRTHTRIHTGVRPYKCNVCGKSFTESRTLRKHEVIHIGKRSHRCDVCGKSFIHSRNLKSHAIIHTGERAHKCSVCGKLFTQSGNRKKHVLIHTRKGPHKYGSRGK